Proteins from a single region of Xyrauchen texanus isolate HMW12.3.18 chromosome 7, RBS_HiC_50CHRs, whole genome shotgun sequence:
- the LOC127647011 gene encoding uncharacterized protein LOC127647011 — translation MLSDPDLRLYEPLASYFKSANDSQARFRRLQKAFSDPMTEVYLLFFQATLPVFTSFNLLLQREQSSIFLLHDEMMNFIRKLCAKFMVPTALQEDKQFLLFKEKANHLPGRKLNIGFTTRVKLNKLLDDGDITPEQMEQFHEAALAFLTYAVDYALKKLPLQEPLLKHAKFVDFRQRLECGVEDALYFVKRFPNLLPFHGPQEYNQLSDEFLEYQTIPIPHLQVPEEIEMESFWAEMASLKHKVTGVGLFPRLATIAKIVLVLPYSNADAERVFSVVGLNKKKTRNSLALDGTLSSIMTIKMAGLEPCFKWKPPPAIIKASKKATVQYNKAHRS, via the exons ATGCTGTCTGACCCGGATCTGAGGCTATATGAACCTCTGGCCAGCTACTTCAAATCTGCTA atGATAGTCAGGCGAGGTTCAGGAGACTTCAGAAGGCGTTCTCTGACCCCATGACGGAGGTGTACTTACTTTTCTTCCAGGCCACCCTACCAGTATTCACCTCATTCAACCTTCTGCTCCAGAGAGAACAGTCCTCAATATTTTTGTTACACGATGAG ATGATGAACTTCATTCGCAAGCTGTGCGCCAAGTTCATGGTGCCTACAGCGTTGCAGGAAGACAAACAattcttgctttttaaagaaaaggcaaaCCATTTGCCAG GAAGAAAGCTGAATATTGGATTCACCACCAGGGTGAAGCTCAACAAGCTACTGGATGATGGAGACATCACGCCAGAGCAGATGGAGCAATTCCATGAAGCTGCCTTGGCATTTCTGACCTATGCTGTGGACTATGCTCTAAAAAAGCTGCCCCTACAAGAGCCACTGCTCAAGCACGCAAAGTTTGTTGATTTTCGGCAGAGGTTGGAATGCGGTGTAGAAGATGCCCTTTACTTTGTTAAGAG GTTTCCCAACCTGCTCCCCTTCCATGGGCCTCAGGAGTATAACCAACTCAGTGACGAGTTCCTGGAATACCAGACTATACCAATACCACACCTGCAGGTCCCAGAGGAAATTGAGATGGAGAGCTTCTGGGCTGAAATGGCTAGCCTAAAACATAAG GTGACAGGTGTAGGCCTGTTCCCGAGGCTTGCCACCATAGCAAAGATTGTCCTGGTGCTACCCTATTCAAATGCTGATGCGGAGAGAGTGTTTTCTGTGGTGGGACTCAACAAGAAAAAGACCAGGAACAGCCTTGCCCTGGATGGCACCCTGTCATcaataatgacaataaaaatgGCTGGCCTGGAGCCCTGCTTCAAGTGGAAGCCCCCCCCAGCAATCATCAAGGCCTCTAAGAAGGCCACAGTTCAGTACAACAAGGCACACAGATCTTAA